TGGCGCGAAGCAAACCAGATGAGTTTGTTGTTCTGCTTCGTACTTGGTTAGCAGAAGATTAAGGAGTGAATGGTATGGCTCGCGGCGCTAAAGAGTTGTCAGGACGACAAAAGGCAGCTATCCTCCTCATCTCACTCGGGCCAGAAGTTTCTGCCCAGGTGTTCAAGCATTTGCGTGAGGATGAGATCGAGCAACTGACATTAGAAATCGCCAATGTGCGAAAAGTGGATACAGATGAAAAAGATAAAATTTTATCTGAATTTCACCAGATAGCAGTTGCCAAGGAGGTAATTGCACAAGGCGGAATTACGTACGCCAAAGAAATTTTGCAAAAAGCTTTGGGTGAGACCAAAGCGATGGATATTATCAATCGCCTGACGGCAAACCTTCAAGTTCGACCGTTTGACTTTGCTAGAAAGGCTGACCCAGGTCAAATCCTTAACTTTATCCAAAATGAGCATCCGCAGACGATAGCTTTGGTGCTTTCTTATCTGGAAGCTCAACAAGCAGCCATGATCCTGTCCGCTCTTCCGCAAGAACGTCAAGCAGAGGTTGCGAAACGTATTGCGACTATGGACAGTACTTCACCGGAAGTAATCGCTCAAGTTGAACAGGTATTGGAGCAAAAGCTCTCTGCCACTGTTACCCAAGATTACACCCAGGCAGGCGGGATCGAGGCAATCGTGGCTGTACTCAACGGTGTCGATCGTGGAACCGAACGCACGATTCTGGATTCCCTCGAAATTCAAGATCCAGAGCTGGCAGAAGAAATCAAGAAGCGTATGTTCGTTTTCGAGGATATTGCTACACTCGACAACCGTTCGATTCAGCGCGTTATCCGCGATGTGGAAAATGCCGATCTGCAACTTTCTCTCAAAGTATCCAGCGAAGAAGTTCGGGAAGTTATTTTCCGAAACATGTCCAAACGGATGGCGGATACCTTCAAAGAAGAAATGGAGTTTATGGGCCCAGTTCGCCTTCGCGACGTAGAAGAGGCACAATCTCGTATCGTTGCAATTATCCGTCGCTTAGAGGAGGCTGGTGAGATCATCATCGCCCGCGGTGGAGGAGATGATATCATTGTCTAGGATCATCAAAAGCGCCAATTATCGGCCTTCTGAGGAATCTTTTCTCCTCTCGGTAACGCCTGTACCACTTAAGACGGAAGAAGTTGCTGAAAGGTTGCAAGAAAATCAAGAAATTTTAAATCAAGCTGAGATTGAAGCGAAAACGATCATCTCAGATGCAGAAGAGACCGCGCAAAACATCC
This genomic stretch from Brevibacillus sp. DP1.3A harbors:
- the fliG gene encoding flagellar motor switch protein FliG gives rise to the protein MARGAKELSGRQKAAILLISLGPEVSAQVFKHLREDEIEQLTLEIANVRKVDTDEKDKILSEFHQIAVAKEVIAQGGITYAKEILQKALGETKAMDIINRLTANLQVRPFDFARKADPGQILNFIQNEHPQTIALVLSYLEAQQAAMILSALPQERQAEVAKRIATMDSTSPEVIAQVEQVLEQKLSATVTQDYTQAGGIEAIVAVLNGVDRGTERTILDSLEIQDPELAEEIKKRMFVFEDIATLDNRSIQRVIRDVENADLQLSLKVSSEEVREVIFRNMSKRMADTFKEEMEFMGPVRLRDVEEAQSRIVAIIRRLEEAGEIIIARGGGDDIIV